Proteins from a single region of Candidatus Tumulicola sp.:
- the trpS gene encoding tryptophan--tRNA ligase: MSVAVETRTKPRRIMAGMRPSGRLHVGHLLGALENFVALTHANDCFFEVADLHALTTKFDRSREIAADVREMVIGWLAAGLNPERCTIFVQSHIPEIAEMSMLLSMITPVSWLERVPTYKDQINALGSEIATHGFLGYPVLQTVDIAIFKGEGVPVGQDQLPHLELCREIVRRFNYLYGDVLIEPEAVLSRTPYVPGTDGRKMSKSYNNSILLSDSEEETTAKVKEMFTDPTKIRKTDPGHPETCPVFFFHEIYNAGNAPDIATRCRAGQLGCVENKADMAKHLNAALRPIRERWRDLAAKPAHIEEVMREGTKRARGIAQTTLGEVKAAMGF; this comes from the coding sequence ATGAGCGTCGCCGTTGAGACTCGGACCAAACCGCGCCGGATCATGGCCGGCATGCGGCCGTCGGGTCGCCTGCACGTGGGTCACCTGTTGGGCGCGCTCGAAAATTTCGTCGCGCTCACGCACGCGAATGACTGCTTTTTTGAAGTCGCCGACCTTCATGCGTTGACCACGAAGTTCGATCGCAGCCGCGAGATCGCCGCCGACGTGCGCGAGATGGTCATCGGCTGGCTCGCCGCCGGCCTGAACCCGGAACGCTGCACGATCTTCGTGCAGTCGCATATCCCGGAAATCGCCGAGATGTCGATGCTGTTGTCGATGATCACACCCGTATCGTGGCTCGAGCGCGTCCCCACCTATAAAGATCAGATCAACGCGCTCGGTTCGGAGATCGCCACCCACGGCTTCTTGGGCTACCCAGTGCTGCAGACGGTCGACATCGCGATCTTCAAAGGCGAGGGAGTGCCCGTAGGTCAGGATCAACTGCCGCATCTCGAGCTGTGCCGGGAGATCGTGCGGCGCTTCAACTATTTGTACGGCGACGTCCTGATCGAGCCGGAAGCGGTGCTGTCGCGCACGCCCTACGTGCCCGGCACCGACGGGCGCAAGATGAGCAAGTCGTATAACAACAGCATCTTGCTGTCGGACAGCGAAGAAGAGACGACCGCCAAAGTCAAAGAGATGTTCACCGACCCGACCAAGATCCGCAAAACGGATCCGGGCCACCCCGAGACCTGTCCGGTTTTCTTCTTCCACGAGATCTACAACGCGGGCAACGCGCCCGATATCGCGACGCGTTGCCGCGCCGGGCAACTCGGCTGTGTGGAGAACAAGGCCGACATGGCCAAACACCTCAACGCCGCGCTGCGTCCGATACGCGAACGCTGGCGCGACCTCGCGGCGAAGCCGGCGCACATCGAAGAGGTCATGCGCGAAGGCACCAAGCGCGCGCGCGGGATCGCGCAAACGACGCTGGGCGAAGTCAAAGCCGCGATGGGCTTCTAG
- a CDS encoding hydroxymethylpyrimidine/phosphomethylpyrimidine kinase gives MRASAKRTICSIGSTDPTAAAGIGRDLGIFERLGARGVFAVAAVTAQNSRSVSAVATVAPRVIAAQLRAIWQERKPDAIRVGLLPDAGGIRAVMRFLRKKAGRTPIVLDPVLAASSGRRFAGPTEVAALKRLMALCTIVTPNASEAQHLSGVTVRDAGGAERAAHALAAIGPAVLVKGGHLRGSQVTDVLVDAGSVTRFRSRRIGSRLHGSGCTLAAALAVALARGEPLVRAVRFARRFVRAELMSRAG, from the coding sequence ATGCGAGCTTCAGCCAAAAGAACCATCTGCTCTATCGGCTCGACGGATCCGACGGCAGCGGCGGGCATCGGCAGGGATCTAGGCATCTTCGAACGTCTGGGCGCCCGGGGCGTGTTCGCGGTCGCCGCCGTCACGGCTCAGAACTCACGCTCGGTGAGCGCTGTCGCGACGGTCGCGCCGAGGGTTATCGCGGCGCAACTGCGGGCGATCTGGCAGGAGCGCAAACCCGACGCGATTCGGGTCGGCCTGTTACCCGATGCCGGCGGCATACGAGCCGTGATGCGCTTCTTGCGCAAAAAAGCCGGACGGACGCCGATAGTCCTCGACCCCGTGCTCGCGGCCTCATCCGGAAGACGTTTTGCAGGACCGACTGAAGTCGCGGCGCTTAAGAGATTGATGGCACTGTGCACGATCGTCACGCCCAACGCGAGCGAAGCGCAGCATCTCAGCGGCGTGACGGTGCGCGATGCGGGCGGCGCGGAGCGCGCGGCGCATGCCCTGGCGGCGATAGGCCCAGCCGTGCTCGTCAAGGGTGGTCACTTGCGCGGCTCTCAGGTGACGGACGTGCTGGTGGACGCGGGCTCGGTAACGCGTTTCCGCTCGCGGCGCATCGGCTCGCGCCTGCACGGCAGCGGGTGCACGCTCGCGGCGGCACTCGCCGTCGCGCTCGCGCGCGGCGAACCTCTCGTTCGCGCAGTCCGCTTCGCGCGGCGATTCGTGCGAGCGGAATTGATGTCGCGGGCGGGGTAA
- a CDS encoding pyridoxal phosphate-dependent aminotransferase, with the protein MQTTPRFALADSMSRLGTESAFLVLARARALEAQGRNVIHLEIGEPDFDTPSHIKEAGIAAIRANRTHYTPAEGIADLRDAIAAHVTKTRGIAAKRENVVVSPGAKATIAATLMALLNPGDEVVIPDPAYPAYRSITTYVGAKAVSVPLLESKAFRLDLNALEAALTPKTKILVLNSPHNPTGGILTRDDIETIAAMIAKRDILVISDEIYNRHCYDAPFASYYGIAQMPERTVLVDGFSKAWAMTGWRLGFGVYPTYIAQAVGALMLNTISCTATFVQDAGIAALTGDDKPVQAMHDEFLRRRHILVEGLRALPGVTCQLPGGAFYVFPNFSAIDPDDVKLSNYILDTGNVAVLGGSTFGPHGKGFIRMSYANSEAHLREALERIKKALSAYRRTA; encoded by the coding sequence ATGCAGACGACGCCGCGCTTCGCACTGGCCGATTCGATGAGCCGACTCGGCACGGAAAGCGCTTTCCTCGTGCTGGCGCGCGCACGCGCGCTTGAAGCGCAAGGCCGCAACGTCATACACTTGGAGATCGGCGAGCCCGATTTCGACACGCCCAGCCATATCAAGGAAGCCGGCATCGCGGCGATCCGCGCCAACCGCACGCACTACACGCCGGCCGAGGGCATCGCGGATCTGCGCGACGCGATCGCCGCGCATGTGACGAAGACGCGCGGCATCGCCGCCAAGCGCGAGAACGTGGTGGTCAGTCCGGGCGCGAAGGCGACCATCGCCGCGACCCTTATGGCGCTGCTCAACCCCGGCGACGAAGTGGTCATTCCCGATCCGGCTTATCCGGCGTACCGTTCGATCACGACGTATGTCGGCGCGAAGGCGGTCAGCGTGCCGCTGCTGGAGAGCAAAGCGTTCCGGCTCGATCTGAACGCGCTCGAGGCCGCGCTCACGCCCAAGACCAAGATCCTCGTTTTGAACTCACCGCACAACCCGACCGGGGGCATCCTCACGCGCGATGATATCGAGACGATCGCTGCGATGATCGCCAAGCGCGATATCCTGGTCATCAGCGACGAGATCTACAACCGGCACTGTTACGATGCCCCGTTCGCTTCGTACTACGGCATCGCGCAGATGCCGGAACGCACCGTCTTGGTCGACGGCTTTTCCAAGGCGTGGGCGATGACGGGCTGGCGCCTTGGCTTCGGCGTGTACCCGACATACATCGCGCAAGCGGTCGGCGCGCTCATGCTCAACACGATCTCGTGCACGGCCACGTTCGTCCAAGACGCCGGCATCGCCGCGCTGACGGGAGACGACAAACCGGTGCAGGCGATGCACGACGAGTTCTTGCGCCGGCGCCACATCCTGGTGGAAGGCCTGCGCGCGTTGCCGGGCGTGACTTGTCAGCTGCCGGGCGGCGCGTTCTACGTATTTCCGAACTTCTCCGCGATCGACCCGGACGACGTCAAACTCTCCAACTACATCTTGGACACGGGCAATGTCGCCGTGCTCGGCGGCTCGACATTCGGCCCGCACGGCAAAGGCTTCATCCGGATGTCATATGCCAACTCGGAAGCCCATTTGCGCGAAGCGCTCGAGCGCATCAAAAAAGCCCTCTCGGCCTACCGTCGGACCGCCTAG
- the mrdA gene encoding penicillin-binding protein 2 — protein sequence MAVLTRPPVGGDDAAIRLRRTIIFILLVGAALGVLIWRLIDVQLVHGAQYEQLADANQLRTIPLAAPRGLMYDRRGVIIAANRPSFVVQVVPMQLRDPQGELAELAQVLGQPPAVLMRRLLHQEGVAYKDFDALAAAVPLGPVTIAQDLSAATVARFSERADRLPGIAVELVPVRKYPFGTLGSHIMGYVGRITKDQYEERKGRGYGSNDVIGKDGLEDTYDEFMRGIGGGRQIKVNSAGQAVATLGDSDAVPGNSLDLTVDWNLQRAAEQAMDAQIRVIAQRIGHRIAGAAIVEDPNTGAVLAMVSQPNINPNDFAVAVSEKKYAEYLNDPLKPLFIRAIEGKYPTGSTFKMITSSAAFASGVLTRDSVRNCPGYFDLGLVFNDDAAGGHGTLNPIQAISRSCDVFFYKVGYELGIARLDRFASAFGIGHRTGIDLPGETTGTLPTPAWKKRYYDDRWYAGDTVNMAIGQGFVEASPVQMLKVGSAIANGGRLYAPYFLADVRDAHGHVAKRFGPRYQGRLPVSESDLAIVREGMLGAIESPYGTAYNVLIPGFHYAGKTGTVENVRTPDNPEGRNHAWFVCFAPYDHPRIAVAVFMEKSGGFGAVNAAPVAQAIVEAYFHLNRAGPQGNGIRD from the coding sequence ATGGCCGTACTGACGCGACCTCCCGTCGGCGGTGACGATGCTGCGATCCGGCTGCGGCGGACCATCATCTTCATTCTTCTCGTAGGCGCGGCGCTCGGTGTGCTCATCTGGCGCTTGATCGATGTGCAACTCGTCCACGGGGCGCAGTACGAGCAACTCGCCGACGCCAATCAGCTGCGCACGATCCCTCTCGCCGCGCCGCGCGGTTTGATGTACGATCGCCGCGGCGTCATCATCGCGGCGAACCGCCCCTCGTTCGTCGTGCAGGTCGTGCCGATGCAGTTGCGCGACCCGCAGGGCGAGCTCGCAGAACTCGCGCAGGTCCTCGGCCAACCTCCCGCCGTGCTGATGCGCCGGTTGCTCCATCAAGAAGGCGTCGCGTACAAAGACTTCGATGCGTTGGCAGCAGCGGTGCCCTTGGGACCGGTCACGATCGCCCAGGACTTGAGCGCTGCGACCGTCGCTCGCTTCTCCGAGCGCGCTGACCGCCTGCCCGGCATCGCGGTCGAACTCGTGCCGGTGCGCAAATATCCTTTCGGCACGCTGGGTTCTCACATCATGGGTTACGTGGGGCGCATCACCAAGGACCAGTACGAGGAGCGCAAGGGTCGAGGCTATGGTTCAAACGACGTCATCGGCAAGGATGGGCTAGAAGACACGTATGACGAGTTCATGCGCGGCATCGGCGGCGGCCGACAGATCAAGGTCAACTCCGCCGGCCAGGCGGTGGCCACGCTCGGCGACAGCGACGCCGTGCCGGGCAACAGTCTGGACCTGACCGTCGACTGGAATCTCCAGCGCGCGGCCGAGCAGGCGATGGACGCGCAGATCCGCGTGATCGCGCAGCGCATCGGCCACCGCATCGCCGGTGCGGCGATCGTCGAGGACCCCAACACCGGCGCAGTGCTGGCCATGGTCAGCCAACCGAACATCAATCCCAATGACTTCGCCGTGGCCGTTTCTGAGAAGAAGTACGCCGAGTACCTCAACGACCCGCTCAAGCCGTTGTTCATCCGCGCGATCGAGGGCAAGTACCCGACCGGTTCCACCTTCAAGATGATCACGAGCTCAGCGGCTTTTGCAAGCGGCGTGCTCACGCGCGACAGCGTGCGCAACTGCCCCGGCTATTTCGATCTCGGCCTGGTCTTCAACGACGACGCGGCCGGCGGCCACGGCACGCTCAACCCGATTCAAGCGATCTCGCGTTCGTGCGACGTCTTCTTCTACAAGGTGGGATACGAACTCGGCATCGCGCGCTTGGATCGCTTTGCTTCCGCCTTCGGCATCGGGCATCGCACCGGCATCGACCTGCCGGGCGAAACGACGGGCACCCTTCCAACGCCGGCCTGGAAGAAGCGCTACTATGACGATCGCTGGTACGCGGGCGACACCGTCAACATGGCCATCGGCCAGGGCTTTGTCGAAGCCTCACCGGTCCAGATGCTCAAGGTCGGCTCGGCGATCGCCAACGGCGGCAGATTGTATGCGCCGTACTTTCTTGCCGACGTGCGCGACGCGCATGGACACGTAGCAAAGCGTTTTGGTCCGCGCTATCAGGGCCGCTTGCCCGTCTCCGAATCGGATCTGGCGATCGTGCGCGAGGGCATGCTCGGCGCGATCGAAAGTCCGTACGGCACCGCCTACAACGTGCTCATTCCCGGTTTTCACTACGCCGGCAAGACCGGCACGGTCGAAAATGTGCGCACGCCGGACAACCCCGAGGGCCGTAACCATGCGTGGTTCGTCTGCTTCGCGCCGTACGATCATCCGCGGATCGCCGTCGCCGTGTTCATGGAGAAAAGCGGCGGCTTCGGCGCGGTGAACGCCGCTCCGGTCGCGCAGGCCATCGTCGAGGCGTATTTCCATCTCAATCGCGCGGGGCCCCAGGGCAACGGCATCCGCGACTAA
- the mreD gene encoding rod shape-determining protein MreD, producing the protein MSADAMRAPGQRSTTTSGKPRARGVDAEISVAPRFPVLLGLAALAVLLQATVLHGFSLRGAQASPLTVLIVWTGLRCGVTTGGWLGLFGGLLEDALGGGGLQVLGATLVGYLAGLLSNRFFSDSLPVFLAAVAAGTVVRAAVQYVVLEVAFGDRGLFHRLSHETLYAIVLNCAIATLALFSLRLFANVRLPAR; encoded by the coding sequence GTGAGCGCCGACGCGATGCGCGCCCCGGGCCAACGCAGCACGACGACCAGCGGGAAGCCGCGCGCGCGCGGCGTTGATGCCGAGATCTCGGTTGCGCCGCGCTTTCCGGTTTTGCTGGGCCTGGCGGCTCTGGCGGTTCTGCTTCAAGCGACCGTATTGCACGGCTTCTCCCTGAGGGGCGCTCAGGCCAGCCCGCTGACCGTGCTCATCGTATGGACGGGGTTGCGCTGCGGCGTCACCACGGGTGGATGGCTCGGACTCTTCGGCGGCCTGCTGGAGGACGCGCTGGGCGGCGGAGGGCTTCAAGTGCTCGGCGCAACGCTCGTCGGGTATCTCGCGGGCTTGTTGAGCAATCGTTTCTTCTCCGACTCTTTGCCGGTGTTCTTGGCGGCTGTGGCCGCGGGCACCGTGGTGCGCGCGGCGGTGCAGTACGTCGTGCTGGAGGTCGCGTTCGGCGATCGCGGCCTGTTCCACAGGCTTTCGCACGAGACGCTCTACGCGATCGTGCTGAATTGCGCGATCGCTACGCTCGCGCTGTTCAGCCTCCGCCTCTTCGCCAACGTCCGTCTTCCGGCGCGGTGA
- the mreC gene encoding rod shape-determining protein MreC, whose protein sequence is MAIPSFWDERKLLVFVALIIVASALMLLELDAVRSGRQSIIDQVVSAVYVPVESGIAHVIGGIAQQAHDLASAGSLAAENRALQEKVRALAGANERLRSSSVENQELRKMLAMRQALRRGTIPADVVGFVPEAARREVTIDKGSRDGVKRDAVVVDGDGLVGHVTDVGAREAHVLLLIDPTSAVPAYLEDTRSWGIVTGTWLHAKMKYINQDAKVLPNEVVVTGKGEVYPGGIPIGRVREVDRKDNALYQTAVLEPAVDFSSLVHVLVLRSP, encoded by the coding sequence GTGGCGATTCCTTCGTTCTGGGACGAACGCAAACTCCTCGTCTTCGTCGCGCTGATCATCGTCGCGTCGGCGCTGATGCTGCTCGAACTCGACGCGGTGCGTAGCGGACGACAGAGCATCATCGATCAAGTCGTGAGCGCCGTGTACGTACCGGTTGAGAGCGGCATCGCGCACGTGATCGGCGGCATCGCGCAACAAGCGCACGATCTCGCGAGCGCAGGCTCGCTGGCCGCGGAGAATCGAGCGCTGCAGGAAAAAGTGCGCGCGCTGGCCGGCGCCAACGAGCGGTTGCGTTCGTCTTCGGTCGAGAATCAAGAGCTGCGCAAGATGCTCGCGATGCGCCAGGCATTGCGTCGCGGGACCATTCCAGCGGACGTCGTCGGCTTCGTCCCCGAGGCGGCGCGACGAGAAGTGACGATAGACAAAGGCTCTCGCGACGGCGTCAAACGCGACGCGGTGGTCGTCGACGGCGACGGCCTCGTCGGCCACGTCACCGACGTCGGCGCTCGCGAGGCACACGTGTTGCTCCTCATCGATCCCACGAGCGCCGTGCCCGCGTATTTGGAGGACACGCGTTCGTGGGGCATCGTGACCGGCACGTGGCTGCACGCGAAGATGAAGTACATCAATCAGGACGCCAAGGTTCTTCCAAATGAGGTCGTGGTCACGGGAAAAGGCGAAGTGTATCCGGGCGGCATCCCGATCGGGCGCGTACGGGAAGTCGATCGCAAGGACAATGCGCTGTATCAAACGGCCGTGCTCGAACCGGCGGTAGACTTCTCGTCGCTCGTGCACGTGCTGGTGCTGCGCTCGCCGTGA